A genomic stretch from Pseudomonas sp. MUP55 includes:
- a CDS encoding PTS fructose-like transporter subunit IIB, translated as MKLAIVTACPNGMVTSVLCARLLDAAAQRQGWSTSVEVVDVQRPQSQLSQATIDDAEWVLLVSSTPVDMQRFVGKRVFQSTPAQALADVDAVLRRGAEEAQVQVASQATAQQAPRIVAITACPTGVAHTFMAAEALQQTAKRLGYDLQVETQGSVGARTPLSPEAIANADVVLLAADIEVATERFAGKKIYRCGTGIALKQSEATLNNALAEGAVENAASGAVAKSEKTGVYKHLLTGVSFMLPMVVAGGLLIALSFVFGIHAFEEKGTLAAALKTVGDQAFMLMVPLLAGYIAYSIADRPGLAPGMIGGLLAGTLGAGFIGGIFAGFLAGYSVKLISRAVRLPQSLEALKPILIIPLLASLFTGLAMIYLVGPPVARLLTGLTDFLSTMGTTNAVLLGILLGGMMCVDLGGPINKAAYAFSVGLLAASSGAPMAATMAAGMVPPIGMGIATFLARRKFAQTEREAGKAAMILGLCFISEGAIPFAAKDPLRVIPASIAGGALTGALSMYFGCKLAAPHGGLFVLVIPNAMNHALLYLLAIVAGSVLTGLVYALIKRPEAAELKVTAATV; from the coding sequence ATGAAATTAGCCATTGTTACCGCATGCCCGAACGGCATGGTCACCAGTGTGCTGTGCGCCCGCTTGCTGGACGCCGCGGCGCAGCGTCAGGGCTGGAGCACCAGTGTTGAAGTGGTGGATGTGCAACGCCCGCAGAGCCAGCTGTCCCAGGCGACCATCGATGACGCCGAGTGGGTGTTGCTGGTCAGCAGCACGCCGGTGGATATGCAGCGCTTTGTTGGCAAGCGTGTATTCCAGAGCACCCCCGCTCAGGCGTTGGCGGATGTCGACGCGGTGTTGCGCCGGGGCGCCGAAGAGGCGCAAGTCCAGGTGGCGAGCCAGGCAACTGCCCAGCAGGCGCCGCGCATTGTTGCCATTACGGCTTGCCCTACCGGCGTGGCCCACACGTTCATGGCCGCCGAGGCCTTGCAGCAGACCGCCAAGCGCCTGGGCTATGACTTGCAGGTCGAGACCCAGGGCTCGGTCGGTGCGCGTACGCCGTTGAGCCCGGAGGCCATCGCCAACGCCGACGTGGTGCTGCTGGCGGCAGACATCGAAGTGGCCACCGAACGCTTCGCCGGCAAGAAAATTTATCGTTGTGGCACCGGCATCGCCCTCAAGCAATCCGAAGCCACGCTGAACAATGCGCTGGCCGAGGGCGCGGTGGAAAACGCGGCCAGCGGTGCGGTGGCCAAGTCGGAAAAAACCGGGGTGTACAAACACCTGCTCACCGGGGTGTCGTTCATGCTGCCGATGGTGGTGGCGGGCGGCTTGTTGATCGCCTTGTCCTTCGTGTTCGGCATCCATGCCTTCGAGGAAAAGGGCACCTTGGCGGCGGCGCTGAAAACCGTCGGCGACCAGGCCTTCATGCTGATGGTGCCGCTGCTGGCGGGCTATATCGCGTACTCGATTGCCGACCGTCCTGGCCTGGCGCCGGGCATGATCGGCGGCTTGCTCGCGGGCACACTGGGGGCCGGTTTCATTGGCGGGATCTTCGCCGGTTTCCTGGCCGGCTACAGCGTCAAGCTGATCTCACGCGCGGTGCGATTGCCGCAAAGCCTGGAAGCCCTCAAGCCGATCCTGATCATTCCGTTGCTGGCGAGTCTGTTCACCGGCCTTGCGATGATCTACCTGGTGGGCCCTCCGGTGGCGCGGCTGCTGACGGGGCTGACGGATTTTCTCAGCACCATGGGCACCACCAACGCGGTGCTGTTGGGCATCCTGTTGGGCGGCATGATGTGTGTCGACCTGGGCGGGCCGATCAATAAGGCGGCGTATGCGTTTTCCGTCGGGCTGCTGGCAGCGTCGAGCGGTGCGCCGATGGCCGCGACCATGGCGGCCGGCATGGTGCCGCCGATCGGCATGGGCATCGCCACCTTCCTGGCCCGGCGCAAGTTCGCCCAGACTGAACGCGAAGCCGGCAAGGCCGCGATGATTCTCGGGCTGTGCTTCATTTCCGAAGGTGCCATTCCGTTTGCGGCCAAGGACCCATTGCGGGTGATCCCGGCCAGCATTGCCGGGGGTGCGCTGACGGGGGCGCTGTCGATGTACTTCGGTTGCAAACTGGCTGCGCCTCACGGTGGGTTGTTTGTGCTGGTGATTCCGAATGCGATGAACCATGCGCTGCTGTACCTGCTGGCGATTGTGGCCGGCAGTGTGCTGACCGGGTTGGTGTATGCGCTGATCAAGCGTCCGGAAGCGGCGGAACTGAAGGTCACTGCTGCCACTGTTTGA
- a CDS encoding alkaline phosphatase D family protein yields MSHFDLGRRRVMQAVGAGLLLPGLAPAVIASVKDRPQLTDGVQSGDLLGDRAMIWSRSDRPARMVVEWDTRSVFSNPRRFVSPLADNRSDFTARVELTGLPADQAIFYRVHFEDAQTGIASEPWFGHLRSVPQQRRDIRFVWSGDTVGQGFGINPDIGGMRIYEAMRLRLPDFFIHSGDTIYADGPVPAQLTTEGGRIWRNITTEAKSKVAETLDEYRGNYRYNLLDENVRRFNAEVPQIWQWDDHEVINNWSSSKQLDERYQTRDINTLVGRARQAWLEYSPMRRQSADGGGRIYRKLSYGPLLDVFVLDMRSYRGPNDDNLGGEKPFLGREQLDWLKRELKASQAQWKVVAADMPIGLGVPDGEVSPGVPRWEAIANGDPGAAQGRELEIAELLGFLRVHKVRNHVWLTADVHYCAAHHYHPDRAAFQDFEPFWEFVAGPLNAGSFGPNSLDKTFGPQVMFEKAPPAQNTSPFAGFQFFGEVQIDGQTAELTVILRDLDGVSVFEQKLQPV; encoded by the coding sequence ATGAGCCACTTCGACCTCGGCCGTCGCCGTGTAATGCAAGCTGTCGGCGCCGGCCTGCTGCTGCCGGGCCTGGCGCCGGCGGTGATTGCCTCGGTCAAGGACCGCCCGCAGCTCACCGACGGTGTGCAGTCCGGCGACCTGCTGGGCGACCGGGCGATGATCTGGAGCCGCAGCGACCGCCCGGCGCGGATGGTGGTGGAGTGGGACACCCGCAGTGTGTTCAGCAACCCGCGCCGATTCGTCTCGCCCCTGGCCGATAACCGCAGTGATTTCACGGCCCGCGTCGAACTCACCGGGCTGCCCGCCGACCAAGCGATTTTCTATCGTGTGCATTTCGAAGACGCCCAGACCGGCATCGCCAGCGAGCCATGGTTCGGCCACCTGCGCAGCGTGCCGCAACAGCGTCGCGACATTCGCTTTGTGTGGAGTGGCGACACCGTCGGCCAGGGCTTCGGCATCAACCCGGACATCGGCGGCATGCGCATCTATGAGGCCATGCGCCTGCGCCTGCCGGACTTCTTTATCCACAGTGGCGACACCATCTACGCCGACGGCCCGGTGCCGGCGCAACTGACCACCGAGGGCGGGCGCATCTGGCGCAATATCACCACCGAAGCCAAGAGCAAGGTCGCCGAAACCCTCGATGAGTATCGTGGCAACTACCGTTACAACCTGCTGGACGAAAACGTGCGGCGCTTCAATGCCGAGGTGCCGCAGATCTGGCAGTGGGACGACCACGAGGTGATCAATAACTGGTCATCGAGCAAACAGTTGGACGAGCGTTACCAGACCCGCGACATCAATACCCTGGTCGGCCGGGCACGCCAGGCCTGGTTGGAATATTCGCCGATGCGCCGACAAAGCGCCGACGGAGGCGGGCGGATTTATCGCAAGCTCAGCTATGGGCCGCTGCTGGATGTGTTCGTGCTGGACATGCGCAGCTATCGCGGGCCTAACGACGACAACCTGGGCGGCGAAAAACCCTTCCTTGGACGCGAGCAACTGGACTGGCTCAAGCGCGAACTCAAGGCCTCCCAGGCGCAGTGGAAGGTGGTCGCGGCCGACATGCCGATCGGGCTGGGTGTGCCGGACGGTGAGGTCAGCCCTGGCGTGCCACGCTGGGAAGCCATCGCCAACGGCGACCCCGGCGCGGCCCAGGGGCGTGAGCTGGAAATCGCCGAGCTGCTGGGGTTCCTGCGGGTGCACAAGGTGCGTAACCATGTGTGGCTGACCGCTGACGTGCACTATTGCGCCGCGCATCACTACCACCCGGATCGGGCGGCGTTCCAGGATTTCGAACCGTTCTGGGAGTTTGTCGCGGGGCCCTTGAATGCCGGCAGCTTCGGGCCCAATTCGCTGGACAAGACCTTTGGGCCGCAGGTGATGTTCGAGAAAGCGCCGCCTGCGCAAAACACCTCGCCGTTTGCCGGGTTTCAGTTTTTTGGCGAGGTGCAGATTGATGGGCAGACGGCGGAGTTGACGGTGATCCTCCGAGACTTGGACGGCGTCTCGGTGTTCGAACAAAAACTGCAGCCCGTCTGA
- a CDS encoding sulfite reductase flavoprotein subunit alpha: MLKKTLFQLHWFFGITAGLVLALMGVTGAAYSFQDEILRALNPTVLNVQKREAGVLPPAELVRKLEATEGKTVAMLWVESESGNAGRVSFTPPPGERRGQMRYFDPYTGDYMGDAVGQDVFGFILQLHRFLAMGDTGRNITGACTLILLFFCLSGLYLRWPRQVTNWRVWLTLDWRKKGRSFNWDLHSVFGTWCLLFYVLAALTGLYWSYDWFNRGVTQLLSDAPQNERMRKRGPPPAGPAPVANYEAMWSSIYSNAGPGLSAYNIRMPAVAGQPATVFYLLEDSPHDRALNQINLDPATGEVKSHERYASKSYKAQLLTSVYALHTGSYWGLVGRIVLTVSALCMPLFFITGWLLYLDRRRKKRQVRDARKGLEAHASDAPAWLIGFASQSGFAEQLAWQTAGQLQAAGLPVKVQPLGSLSQHDLSQSENALFVVSTFGDGEAPDSARGFERSVLGQDVSLKGLNYSVLALGDRQYEHFCGFARRLHFWLTHQGGNPLFAPVEVDSGDTDALLTWQQQLGQLTGHAPAAAWQAARFETWTLSQRSLLNPGSVGAPVYLLGLTPPAPVSWLAGDLVEILPRNGPQAVEHFLEGLGLAGSDGVLIEGLSQTLNQALATRQLPENRTHLVGLHAQALVDALIPLSQREYSIASIASDGVLELIVRQERHADGSLGLGSGWLTEHAAIGAGISLRLRRNSGFHLPDAPVPLILLGNGTGLAGLRSLLKARIADGQQRNWLLFGERHIAHDYLCQAELQGWLASGDLALLDLAFSRDQAEKIYVQDRLRESADVLRKWLAEGAAIYVCGSLQGMATGVDQALMDILGSEAVERLIEQGRYRRDVY; this comes from the coding sequence GTGTTGAAGAAAACCCTGTTCCAGTTGCATTGGTTCTTCGGCATCACGGCCGGGCTGGTGCTGGCCTTGATGGGGGTCACCGGGGCTGCGTACTCGTTCCAGGATGAAATCCTGCGGGCGCTCAACCCCACGGTCTTGAACGTGCAAAAACGTGAGGCGGGTGTACTGCCGCCCGCCGAGCTGGTACGTAAGCTGGAAGCTACCGAAGGCAAGACCGTCGCGATGCTGTGGGTGGAAAGCGAAAGCGGCAACGCCGGCCGTGTGTCCTTCACCCCGCCACCGGGCGAGCGCCGTGGCCAGATGCGCTACTTCGACCCGTATACCGGCGATTACATGGGCGACGCCGTCGGCCAGGATGTCTTCGGCTTTATCCTGCAGTTGCACCGCTTCCTCGCCATGGGCGACACCGGCCGCAACATCACCGGCGCCTGCACCCTGATCCTGCTGTTCTTCTGCCTTTCCGGCCTGTACCTGCGCTGGCCGCGCCAGGTCACCAACTGGCGCGTGTGGTTGACCCTGGACTGGCGCAAAAAGGGCCGCAGCTTCAATTGGGACCTGCACTCGGTGTTCGGCACCTGGTGCCTGCTGTTCTACGTGCTGGCCGCGCTGACCGGGCTGTATTGGTCCTATGACTGGTTCAACCGTGGCGTGACCCAACTGCTCTCCGATGCGCCGCAGAACGAGCGCATGCGCAAGCGCGGCCCGCCGCCCGCAGGCCCGGCACCCGTGGCCAACTACGAAGCGATGTGGAGCAGCATCTACAGCAACGCCGGCCCGGGCTTGAGCGCCTACAACATCCGCATGCCGGCCGTCGCCGGGCAACCGGCCACGGTGTTTTACCTGCTGGAAGACTCGCCCCATGACCGTGCGCTGAACCAGATCAACCTGGACCCGGCCACCGGCGAGGTCAAATCCCATGAACGCTACGCCAGCAAAAGCTACAAGGCGCAGTTGCTGACCAGCGTCTATGCCCTGCACACCGGCAGCTACTGGGGCCTGGTGGGACGGATTGTGCTCACCGTGAGCGCGTTGTGCATGCCGCTGTTCTTCATTACCGGCTGGTTGCTCTACCTTGATCGACGCCGCAAGAAACGCCAGGTCAGGGACGCGCGCAAGGGTCTTGAAGCCCACGCAAGCGATGCCCCGGCCTGGTTGATCGGCTTTGCCAGCCAGAGCGGTTTCGCCGAACAATTGGCCTGGCAGACGGCCGGACAGTTGCAGGCGGCAGGATTGCCCGTGAAGGTTCAGCCCCTGGGCAGTCTTAGCCAGCACGACCTGAGCCAGTCGGAAAATGCGCTGTTCGTGGTCAGCACGTTCGGCGACGGTGAAGCGCCGGACAGCGCCCGTGGCTTTGAACGCAGCGTGCTGGGTCAGGATGTGTCGCTCAAGGGTTTGAACTACTCGGTGCTGGCCTTGGGTGACCGGCAGTACGAGCACTTTTGCGGCTTTGCCCGGCGCCTGCATTTCTGGCTGACCCACCAGGGTGGCAACCCGCTGTTTGCGCCAGTGGAGGTCGACAGCGGCGATACCGACGCCTTGCTGACCTGGCAACAACAGCTCGGCCAGCTTACCGGTCACGCGCCGGCTGCGGCCTGGCAAGCGGCCCGGTTTGAAACCTGGACCCTGAGCCAACGCAGCCTGCTCAACCCTGGCAGCGTCGGCGCCCCCGTGTACCTGCTGGGCCTCACGCCGCCCGCACCGGTCAGTTGGCTGGCCGGCGACCTGGTGGAAATCCTGCCGCGCAATGGCCCGCAGGCCGTCGAACACTTCCTGGAAGGGCTTGGCCTTGCGGGCAGCGACGGCGTATTGATCGAAGGCCTTTCGCAAACGCTCAACCAGGCCCTGGCCACGCGCCAACTGCCGGAGAACCGTACGCACCTGGTCGGCCTGCACGCCCAGGCCCTGGTCGATGCGCTGATACCGCTGAGCCAGCGGGAATACTCCATCGCCTCGATTGCCAGCGACGGCGTGCTGGAGCTGATCGTGCGTCAGGAGCGGCACGCGGACGGCAGCCTCGGCCTGGGTTCCGGCTGGCTGACCGAACACGCCGCCATCGGCGCGGGCATCAGCCTGCGCCTGCGCCGCAACAGCGGCTTCCACCTGCCCGACGCGCCGGTGCCGCTGATCCTGCTGGGCAACGGCACTGGCCTGGCCGGCCTGCGCAGCTTGCTCAAGGCGCGCATTGCCGACGGTCAGCAGCGTAACTGGCTGCTGTTCGGCGAGCGACATATCGCCCACGACTACCTGTGCCAGGCAGAGCTGCAAGGCTGGCTGGCCAGCGGTGACCTGGCCCTGCTGGACCTGGCGTTCTCGCGGGATCAGGCCGAAAAAATCTACGTGCAGGATCGCCTGCGTGAGTCAGCGGATGTGTTGCGCAAATGGCTGGCCGAGGGTGCGGCGATTTATGTGTGCGGCAGTTTGCAGGGAATGGCCACCGGTGTGGACCAGGCGCTGATGGATATCCTCGGCAGTGAAGCGGTGGAGCGCCTGATCGAACAAGGCCGCTATCGCCGGGATGTGTACTGA
- a CDS encoding TonB-dependent siderophore receptor, producing MSRTKPTTTASSPRMLASAIGVALSASSAAHLAQAAENTEPQGERTPISLGATNITGQEQETPSYQVEKASSQKYTAPLVDTPRSVTVVPQQVLKDTAATSLQDALRTVPGITFGAGEGGNPQGDRPFIRGFDAQGDTYLDGVRDTGGQSREIFDIESIEVSKGPNSSFGGRGSAGGSLNLVSKTPQARDFTNGGFTYGSDQTRRYVLDVNRQFLDDSAAFRLNLMSHEQNVAGRDAVNYDRWGVAPSLTFGLGTPTRVNLSYYHMESDDLPDSGVPYGYGSATATAHVHDKPNDGGDSNNFYGLKSRDFRKTRADISTFSIEHDLNDNMTLKNTLRHGSTGQDYVLTQPDDSKLNVNKFGTVWRRANSRVSTTTTTTNQTDLFGSFQALGFKNTYSTGLEFTGEETRVSGYTVSPNANPVCTVAKGSLGGQCTSLSNPNPDDAWNGSVARNYNGTNTKATSRAAYVFDTIELDPKWLLNVGLRYDTFDTEANTNAATGRSKIKDDSQFFNWQAGLVWKPLDNGSIYASYATSATPAGGLVGEGSDGNPLSAGAATSDLQPEETVNYELGTKWDLFHDRLSLTAAVFRTEKKNTRVLVDALTYENAGESQVDGVELSASGKLTEHWQVFAGYTYLDSELVKSGLNGRNGVVSAGSNKGNQMPNTPKNSFSLWTTYDLTPKLTIGGGAFYVDEVYGDAGNTVYVPSYTRYDAMASYKLTKNVDLQLNVQNLTDKTYYDKAFSTHFANQAAGRTALLTTSFHF from the coding sequence ATGTCGCGCACTAAACCAACAACAACCGCCAGTTCACCACGCATGCTGGCTTCGGCCATCGGCGTTGCCCTCAGCGCCAGCTCTGCCGCCCATTTGGCGCAGGCGGCTGAAAATACCGAACCACAAGGCGAGCGCACTCCTATTTCCCTCGGCGCCACCAACATTACCGGTCAGGAGCAGGAAACCCCCTCCTACCAAGTGGAAAAAGCCTCTTCGCAGAAATACACCGCACCGCTGGTAGACACACCGCGCTCGGTCACCGTTGTCCCGCAGCAAGTGCTCAAGGACACCGCCGCCACCTCGCTGCAGGATGCCTTGCGCACCGTACCGGGCATTACCTTCGGCGCCGGTGAAGGCGGCAACCCCCAGGGCGACCGTCCGTTCATCCGCGGTTTCGACGCCCAGGGCGACACCTACCTGGACGGCGTGCGCGATACTGGCGGCCAGAGCCGTGAGATCTTCGACATCGAGTCCATCGAAGTGAGCAAGGGCCCGAACTCGTCCTTCGGCGGGCGTGGCTCAGCCGGTGGCAGCCTCAACCTGGTGAGCAAAACCCCGCAAGCGCGGGACTTCACCAATGGCGGCTTCACCTACGGTTCCGACCAGACCCGCCGCTATGTGCTGGACGTTAACCGCCAGTTCCTCGACGACAGCGCCGCGTTCCGCCTGAACCTGATGAGCCACGAACAGAACGTGGCCGGCCGCGACGCGGTGAACTATGACCGTTGGGGTGTGGCGCCGTCGCTGACCTTCGGCCTGGGCACACCGACCCGCGTCAACCTCAGCTACTACCACATGGAAAGCGACGACCTGCCGGACTCCGGTGTTCCCTATGGCTACGGTTCGGCGACCGCCACCGCCCACGTGCACGACAAACCCAACGACGGCGGCGACAGCAACAATTTCTACGGGTTGAAGAGCCGCGACTTCCGCAAGACCCGCGCCGACATCAGCACCTTCTCCATCGAGCATGACCTGAACGACAACATGACGCTGAAGAACACCCTGCGCCACGGCAGCACCGGCCAAGACTACGTGCTCACCCAGCCCGATGACAGCAAGCTCAACGTCAACAAGTTCGGCACCGTGTGGCGCCGCGCCAACAGCCGTGTATCCACCACCACCACGACCACCAACCAGACCGACCTGTTCGGCAGCTTCCAGGCGCTGGGTTTCAAGAACACCTATTCCACCGGCCTGGAATTCACCGGTGAAGAAACCCGTGTCAGCGGCTACACCGTCAGCCCCAACGCCAACCCGGTTTGCACCGTGGCCAAGGGCAGCCTGGGCGGCCAGTGCACCTCGCTGAGCAACCCGAACCCGGACGATGCCTGGAACGGCAGCGTCGCGCGCAACTACAACGGCACCAACACCAAGGCCACCAGCCGCGCGGCCTATGTGTTCGACACCATCGAGCTGGACCCGAAATGGCTGTTGAACGTGGGCCTGCGCTACGACACCTTCGACACCGAAGCCAACACCAACGCCGCCACCGGGCGCAGCAAAATCAAGGATGACAGCCAGTTCTTCAACTGGCAGGCAGGCCTGGTGTGGAAGCCTTTGGACAATGGCAGCATCTACGCCTCCTACGCGACATCAGCCACGCCAGCTGGCGGCCTGGTGGGCGAAGGTTCCGACGGCAACCCGCTGTCTGCCGGTGCCGCCACCAGCGACCTGCAGCCTGAAGAAACCGTCAACTACGAATTGGGCACCAAGTGGGACCTGTTCCACGACCGCCTGTCCCTGACCGCTGCCGTGTTCCGTACCGAGAAGAAAAACACCCGCGTGCTGGTCGATGCCCTCACCTACGAGAACGCCGGTGAATCCCAGGTCGATGGCGTTGAGTTGTCCGCCAGCGGCAAGCTGACCGAGCACTGGCAAGTGTTCGCCGGGTACACCTACCTGGACAGCGAACTGGTCAAATCCGGTCTCAACGGGCGTAACGGTGTAGTGAGCGCCGGTTCCAACAAAGGCAACCAGATGCCCAACACGCCGAAGAACTCCTTCAGCCTGTGGACCACCTACGACCTCACGCCCAAGCTGACCATCGGCGGCGGCGCCTTCTATGTCGACGAGGTTTACGGCGATGCGGGCAACACCGTGTACGTGCCGTCCTACACCCGCTACGACGCCATGGCCAGCTACAAGCTGACCAAGAACGTCGACCTGCAGTTGAACGTGCAGAACCTGACCGACAAAACCTACTACGACAAGGCCTTCTCCACGCACTTCGCCAACCAGGCGGCCGGTCGCACGGCGCTGTTGACCACCAGCTTCCACTTCTAA
- a CDS encoding Fe2+-dependent dioxygenase — protein sequence MLLHIPGLFSREEVQRIRQALEEAEWADGKVTAGHQSAKAKHNLQLPEGHPLAKEIGAAMLERLWSNPLFMSAALPHKVFPPLLNCYTAGGSFDFHIDNAVRQPKGSHERVRTDLSSTLFFSDPDEYDGGELEIQDTFGLQRVKLPAGDLVLYPGSSLHKVNAVTRGARYASFFWTQSLVREDSQRTLLFEMDGAIQQLSRDVPDHPALIQLTGTYHNLLRRWVEV from the coding sequence ATGTTGCTGCACATTCCCGGCCTGTTCTCTCGCGAGGAGGTGCAGCGCATTCGCCAAGCCCTGGAAGAAGCCGAATGGGCCGACGGCAAAGTCACCGCCGGGCACCAATCGGCCAAAGCCAAACACAACCTGCAATTGCCCGAGGGCCATCCGTTGGCCAAGGAAATCGGCGCGGCGATGCTCGAGCGCCTGTGGAGCAACCCGCTGTTTATGTCAGCGGCGTTACCGCACAAGGTGTTTCCGCCATTGCTCAACTGTTACACCGCGGGGGGGAGTTTCGACTTTCATATCGACAACGCCGTGCGCCAACCCAAAGGCAGCCACGAGCGCGTGCGCACCGACCTGTCATCCACGCTGTTCTTCAGCGACCCCGACGAATACGACGGCGGCGAACTGGAGATCCAGGACACCTTCGGTCTGCAGCGCGTCAAGCTGCCCGCTGGCGACCTGGTGCTGTATCCCGGTTCCAGCCTGCACAAGGTCAATGCGGTGACCCGCGGTGCGCGCTACGCCTCGTTCTTCTGGACCCAAAGCCTGGTGCGTGAAGACAGCCAGCGCACCCTGCTGTTCGAAATGGACGGCGCCATCCAGCAACTGAGCCGCGACGTGCCCGACCACCCGGCGCTGATCCAGCTCACCGGCACCTATCACAACCTGTTGCGTCGCTGGGTCGAGGTCTGA
- a CDS encoding tetratricopeptide repeat protein produces MGFLLRRQEVLNVEQLQSMLDDSPVRAAQAILIAAREGVVDAQALLGQILLEGRGIARDEALALRWFRIAAQGGHLMARNMAGRCLEHGWGCAADEAAAAREYRLAATAGLDWGQYNYANLLATGRGVAEDQVQALALYRQAAEQGHAKSMNLLGRYLEDGQHCAKDLEAAVEWYRRSAHAGDFRGQFSHAAVLADSGQIDAALEWLHKALAGGNRTFLRTAHKALALADDPRIRAMAQAYQQRAAAFS; encoded by the coding sequence ATGGGGTTCCTGCTGCGTCGCCAGGAAGTGCTCAATGTCGAGCAGCTGCAATCGATGCTCGACGATTCCCCGGTGCGCGCTGCCCAGGCGATCCTGATCGCGGCGCGGGAAGGTGTGGTGGACGCCCAGGCCCTGCTCGGGCAGATCCTGCTGGAAGGACGTGGCATCGCCCGCGATGAAGCGCTGGCGCTGCGCTGGTTTCGTATTGCCGCGCAGGGCGGGCACTTGATGGCGCGCAATATGGCTGGGCGTTGCCTGGAGCACGGTTGGGGCTGCGCGGCCGATGAAGCGGCGGCTGCGCGGGAATATCGGCTGGCAGCAACGGCCGGGTTGGATTGGGGGCAGTACAACTATGCCAATCTGCTGGCAACCGGTCGCGGAGTCGCTGAGGACCAAGTTCAGGCACTGGCGCTGTATCGCCAGGCCGCCGAGCAGGGCCACGCCAAGTCGATGAACCTGCTTGGGCGTTACCTGGAAGACGGACAGCATTGCGCCAAAGACCTCGAGGCGGCTGTCGAGTGGTATCGCCGTTCAGCCCACGCTGGGGATTTCCGCGGGCAATTCAGCCATGCGGCGGTGCTGGCCGACAGCGGCCAGATCGACGCGGCGCTGGAGTGGTTGCACAAGGCGCTGGCAGGCGGGAATCGCACATTCCTGCGAACGGCACACAAGGCGTTGGCACTGGCGGATGATCCGCGAATTCGCGCCATGGCCCAGGCCTACCAACAACGAGCCGCGGCCTTTTCCTGA
- a CDS encoding type III PLP-dependent enzyme, translated as MSINVEDYFARATFDKMKAFADKQETPFVVIDTAMISQAYDDLRAGFEFAKVYYAVKANPAVEIIDLLKDKGSSFDIASIYELDKVMDRGVSADRISYGNTIKKSKDIRYFYEKGVRLFSTDSEADLRNIAKAAPGSKVYVRILTEGSTTADWPLSRKFGCQTDMAMDLLILARDLGLVPYGISFHVGSQQRDISVWDAAIAKVKVIFERLKEEDGIHLKLINMGGGFPANYITRTNSLETYAEEIIRFLKEDFGDDLPEIILEPGRSLIANAGILVSEVVLVARKSRTAVERWVYTDVGKFSGLIETMDEAIKFPIWTEKKGEMEEVVIAGPTCDSADIMYENYKYGLPLNLAIGDRLYWLSTGAYTTSYSAVEFNGFPPLKSFYV; from the coding sequence GTCGATCAACGTCGAAGACTACTTCGCACGCGCCACTTTTGACAAAATGAAGGCGTTCGCCGACAAACAGGAAACCCCGTTCGTGGTGATCGACACCGCGATGATCAGCCAGGCTTATGATGACCTGCGCGCCGGTTTCGAATTCGCCAAGGTGTATTACGCGGTCAAGGCCAACCCGGCCGTCGAGATCATCGACCTGTTGAAAGACAAGGGTTCGAGCTTCGACATCGCGTCGATCTACGAGCTGGACAAGGTCATGGACCGCGGCGTCAGCGCCGACCGTATCAGCTACGGCAACACCATCAAGAAATCCAAGGACATCCGCTACTTCTACGAGAAAGGCGTGCGCCTGTTCTCCACCGACTCCGAAGCCGACCTGCGCAACATCGCCAAGGCCGCGCCGGGCTCGAAAGTCTATGTGCGCATCCTCACCGAAGGCTCGACCACGGCTGACTGGCCTTTGTCGCGCAAGTTCGGCTGCCAGACCGACATGGCCATGGACCTGCTGATCCTTGCCCGTGACCTGGGTCTGGTGCCTTACGGCATCTCGTTCCACGTCGGTTCCCAGCAGCGCGACATCAGCGTGTGGGACGCGGCGATCGCCAAGGTCAAAGTGATCTTCGAACGCCTGAAGGAAGAAGACGGCATCCACCTGAAGCTGATCAACATGGGCGGTGGCTTCCCGGCCAACTACATCACCCGCACCAACAGCCTGGAAACCTACGCGGAAGAAATCATCCGTTTCCTCAAGGAAGACTTCGGTGACGACCTGCCGGAAATCATCCTGGAACCCGGCCGCTCGCTGATCGCCAACGCCGGCATCCTGGTCAGCGAAGTGGTGCTGGTGGCGCGTAAGTCGCGCACCGCCGTCGAGCGCTGGGTGTACACGGATGTGGGCAAGTTCTCCGGCCTGATCGAAACCATGGACGAAGCCATCAAGTTCCCGATCTGGACCGAGAAGAAAGGCGAGATGGAAGAAGTGGTCATCGCCGGCCCGACCTGCGACAGCGCCGACATCATGTACGAAAACTACAAGTACGGCCTGCCGCTGAACCTGGCGATCGGTGACCGTTTGTACTGGCTGTCGACCGGTGCCTACACCACCAGCTATAGCGCGGTTGAGTTCAACGGGTTTCCGCCGTTGAAATCGTTTTATGTTTAA